A genomic segment from Chanos chanos chromosome 2, fChaCha1.1, whole genome shotgun sequence encodes:
- the zgc:158868 gene encoding uncharacterized protein zgc:158868, which produces MSGICGNVLVTGSNRGLGLELVRQLAESPSPPLQIFAGCRDPNGPRAQDLRELAQKHQNIIIIKLDTSSEASISEASKAIGPKLKDGCLNLLINNAGVNIPGALADTGEKEMVDVFVTNVVGPMLIAKEFLPYLQKAASQSVQHTGMSCRKSAVINVSTLLSSIEKCHETFTMAPMYPYRASKAALNMLTRCLAEDFKKDGILVMALHPGWVKTDMGGPQAPLLVVDSAKGMLKVISSLTEKDTGTLLDWEGKSIPW; this is translated from the exons ATGTCTGGGATTTGCGGTAATGTTCTGGTGACTGGCTCAAACCGTGGGCTTGGACTAGAGCTGGTCCGACAGCTGGCTGAGTCACCTTCCCCCCCATTGCAAATCTTCGCCGGGTGCCGAGACCCAAACGGACCCAGAGCTCAG GACCTAAGAGAACTGGcacaaaaacatcagaacaTTATCATCATAAAACTCG ACACCTCGAGTGAGGCCAGTATATCAGAGGCGTCCAAAGCAATTGGACCCAAGCTTAAAGATGGATGTCTGAACTTGCTCATTAACAATGCTGGTGTGAACATCCCAGGAGCTCTGGCAGACAcaggggagaaagagatggtGGATGTGTTTGTGACCAATGTCGTGGGACCCATGCTTATCGCAAAG GAGTTCCTTCCATACCTGCAAAAGGCTGCCTCTCAGTCTGTCCAACACACAGGAATGTCTTGCAGGAAGTCGGCCGTCATCAACGTCTCCACGTTACTGTCTTCCATTGAGAAATGCCACGAGACCTTTACCATGGCTCCCATGTACCCATATCGTGCCAGCAAG GCTGCATTGAACATGCTAACTCGTTGCTTGGCAGAGGACTTTAAAAAGGATGGCATCTTAGTTATGGCACTCCATCCAGGCTGGGTCAAAACTGACATGGGAGGTCCACAG gcaCCTCTCCTGGTTGTGGACAGTGCTAAGGGTATGCTGAAAGTCATCTCATCTCTTACGGAAAAGGACACCGGGACCCTTCTGGACTGGGAAGGCAAATCCATCCCATGGTGA